One Sodalinema gerasimenkoae IPPAS B-353 DNA segment encodes these proteins:
- a CDS encoding IS4 family transposase produces the protein MPKKTYHKPGNPDFRRHRSVPGPVNRTIEQRLFEMLSPGTFASLKSVSNKGRRLRERTLTLPVMTAIVLSLVYRQMTGLSEVLRTLEQEGLFWVKAQRISKQALSQRLQSLPAHLFASLLEQVIERLNQSSAPGEVSPFWRPVRSKFPAIWLADGSTLEALKKKLHRHRGKKATSPLAGKMMMMVDAFNHRPQAAWYSPEAQSNDKLWTDSLLERLPKGGLMVFDLGFFKFPWFDAFSDSGKFFVTRLREKTAYKNLKVLGQNRYVRDELIDLGQYRSNPCHHPVRLVSVSWEGTIYRYLTNVTDPEVLSARYVSELYRQRWRIEEAFLVTKRLLGLAYLWVGGSNGIEIQIYATWIFYAVLTDVCSQVSEALHEPIDRISQEMVFRSLYFFSRAREQGRVEDDELIPFLVQYAQSFGLVKARRKRQRKKDAISRQVWSHPLT, from the coding sequence ATGCCTAAGAAGACCTATCACAAACCGGGAAACCCGGACTTCAGACGACATCGCTCAGTGCCCGGACCAGTGAATCGGACGATTGAGCAGCGCTTGTTCGAGATGTTAAGTCCGGGAACGTTTGCCTCCCTCAAAAGCGTAAGCAACAAAGGACGACGGTTACGAGAGCGAACTCTAACCCTGCCGGTGATGACAGCGATTGTCCTGAGCCTAGTTTACCGGCAAATGACAGGGCTAAGTGAAGTGCTGCGAACCCTAGAACAGGAGGGACTGTTTTGGGTGAAAGCTCAACGCATCAGTAAACAGGCTCTATCCCAAAGATTACAAAGCCTGCCGGCCCATCTGTTTGCCAGTTTGCTCGAGCAGGTCATTGAGCGCTTGAACCAATCCTCAGCGCCCGGGGAAGTCTCGCCATTCTGGAGACCGGTGCGGTCTAAGTTCCCAGCCATTTGGCTAGCTGACGGGTCAACCCTCGAAGCCTTAAAAAAGAAACTGCATCGTCATCGCGGCAAAAAAGCCACCTCCCCCTTGGCCGGCAAGATGATGATGATGGTCGATGCCTTCAACCATCGCCCCCAGGCGGCCTGGTACAGTCCTGAAGCCCAATCCAATGATAAGCTTTGGACTGACTCATTGCTCGAACGTCTGCCAAAGGGCGGTTTAATGGTGTTTGACCTGGGATTCTTTAAGTTTCCTTGGTTTGATGCCTTTAGCGATTCGGGCAAGTTCTTTGTGACTCGCTTGCGGGAGAAAACCGCTTACAAGAATCTCAAGGTACTCGGTCAAAACCGTTACGTTCGTGACGAACTGATAGATTTAGGGCAATACCGCTCTAATCCTTGTCACCATCCCGTGCGTCTGGTGTCCGTCTCTTGGGAGGGAACCATCTACCGCTATTTGACCAATGTCACTGACCCCGAGGTCTTGTCCGCCCGCTACGTTAGCGAGCTTTATCGCCAACGCTGGCGCATTGAGGAGGCCTTTCTCGTGACCAAACGCTTGTTAGGTTTGGCTTACCTCTGGGTCGGTGGCTCCAATGGCATTGAAATCCAGATTTATGCCACCTGGATTTTCTATGCGGTGCTTACCGACGTCTGTTCCCAGGTCTCTGAGGCTTTACATGAACCCATTGACCGCATTTCTCAGGAAATGGTTTTCCGCAGTCTTTACTTTTTCAGTCGCGCCCGGGAACAGGGCCGTGTTGAGGATGATGAACTCATTCCTTTTCTGGTTCAATATGCCCAGTCCTTCGGACTGGTTAAAGCTAGGCGTAAGCGCCAACGAAAGAAAGATGCTATCTCCCGTCAGGTCTGGTCTCACCCCTTAACTTGA